CGGCCACAGTGCTGCTGGACTGTAAGGAGGTCTGAGATGTCGAAAGAGATCCCTCTGTCAATGGTCAACGAAGGCCAGGAAGGAATGGTGCAGTCTGTCAAGGGGAAGACCTGGTACGCCAATCGCCTAAGGGAGATGGGTTTCGTTGACAAGGCCAAGGGGATGGTCATCAGAGCGGACGGTCAAGGCCATATCGTAGGGATCAACGGGACCCGCCTGGCCTTGAGCAAAAGTCTAGCCGATCAGATCCTGGTCACATACTGAGGGCCAGCTATGGCAGATGCCTTGGAGGCATACCTGCTTATGAGCGGGGATTTAGAATGTGACGGAACTGGAGGGTTGTTCTTCCAACAAATTTGTGGGCTGCCACTGCGGTGGAAGCAAGAATGGTTGTGATCTTTCCCCCAGCTGGACCAACGCCTACGTACTGACCGATAAGGGCAAGAGAGTCGGGGAAAGCGATAGCTGAGGCGGCAAGCGCAGCTTGGAGCCCGAGACCGATTTCTCTCTTTTTTCCTATACGAGCTCGGCCCGCCTCTTTCACGACCAGGCATCAGGGACCGGCACTGTGCAGGACCTGATCGTCCATGACGCGATCACGGTGAACGGTCCAGGATTCACAGGTCTCTACTTCAGGAGCCCGAACTCGCTGAGCTTGTCCGGAAGATAGGTATCGGTGACGTAGTCCAGCCCGTACTTGGCCAATGCCTGCTGTTCCGACTTCCGCCCGAGCTTCAGCATCAGGTCGATCTCCCCCTTCCAAAAGTCAGTATTGAACCGGGGGTCCTTGAGCTCGGCGTTAAGAGCCCTCGTATCCATGTCGGTGAGCTTGTCCGTCGGCAGGTCATAGTTCTCGATGTCCGAGGCGGTGATGCCGATGTACTCCGCGCTAGGTGTCGCCAGGTACTCTGAGAGGTGGGCTGTCTTGATAGCTCCGTAAGCTATGGAGGCATAGATCCTGAAGGACCACGGGTCGCCGTCGGTGAATACGATGACCGGCAGATGCAGGTCTTCATTCAGCCTCTTGACGAAACGGCGGGTGGACCGAGCCGGCTGTCCCTTCAGGTGCACCAGGACGGCATCGAAGTTCTCGTCGAACCCGTTCTCCACCAGCCTGTCGAACATACCGCCGGTCTCGATGGCGATCACGAACTTGGCGGAGCTGTCCTTGAGGTCGAGCTTCTCCTTCTCCACGTTGTAAGGGATGCCGTATCCGGAATCACCGACGTCGTCGCGGCAGTTCAGCTTCTTCTGCTTTCCCTTGCGGTCCGTCTCCACCAGGTTGATATCCCCTATCACCCTGGCACCATCCTCCTCGGGACGCAACTTGAAATCCTCGCGAAGGCACTGGGTGACGATCTCCAAGTCCTCTGCGAGCAGATTGGACTCGCCCTGGGAGTGGAACTTGGCCCGTCCCCATCCTTCGGATATGTAATAGGCCTCTCTCAGGGTGGACGACTTATTGGTCTCGATCATCTCCTGGATGAGCTCGAGCATGTAGGAGGTGCGGAGAAGCATCAGCGCCCCCTTCACCTTTTTAGCGGAGCGGGCACCTCTCAGGTCCCCATACTTCCACACGTTGCTGCGGGTATCGAACTTGATGTTGGCCTTGGTACGGAGGGGCAGCACCATCTTAGGCACCTTGCCCTCGTCAAGCTGTTTGTAGATAGATTCAGAGATGGAGTAGAGCCGCTTAATGGCCTCGGTGTTGCGCTTATTGCTCATCATTCAGGTCCTCTCCCGCCTCATCGTAGTCTGGCTCCTCATCCTCTTCCTCTTCCACCGTAGGCGCCACGGCCGGCGCCTCCACCTCGGTGAAGTTCACACCTTGGAGGTCCCAGTCCCCGGGAAGGGGATCGGCCCCCATGACGTCGACAGGGTTGATCCCGGACACGAAAACCTCGGTTTCGGAGAAGACCTCTGAGTCAATGCCCTTGAGGTCGAAGCTTACCTCGTACATCGCCGTGGAGGGTATGCGGGGCAGCTCCCAGGTTACTTTTCCCTCCTCCTTGACATCCATCGGCTTGAGGTTGCACGATGCAATGTCCAGGCTTCCCTTCGGCAGAACGGTGTGGATGCGAAACTTCTGTTGCTTGGGGGTGTAATTGTAGACTAGCACCTTTACCCGGTGTCGACCCTTATCGTAGGTCACCGCGTCATCGATCCAAACTACGTTCATGATCTTGGTCAGGGTCCCCCTCAGATCAGGAACGGGCTTGCCCACGATCTTGGCGGTCTTCTCCGCCATCAGCGGAATGATCACTTGCACGATCTCGAACTTGGAACGGGTCTTGGTCTTCCTCTCTTTCTTGTTGAGATGGGTCTTAAGGCTCCTCCCGCAGGCCTTCAATGCCAGGGAGATCTCCTCCTGGATGATGGGCACGGAGGCGATGGCCTCCTTGGCCTCGGAAGTGAAGGGGATCTTGGTGGATGCGACATGCACAAGTATGATGGCCGGTCCAAAGGGTATGCCCGAGCCTCCCCTCTGTTCCAGCCCATAGCGCCTCCAGTCCGTGCTCTCGATGGCCTTGGTGACCACGCAGGCACCCTGCTGATACAGCAAGGGTACTCGGTTCGCGAACCGGAGGATCTGCACTGGCTGGTCCGAGGATAGGTCTCCTCCATACACGATCCCCACCTCCACCAGGAAGGGGTTACCGGTGTGGACCTTAGGCTCCCTGCTCACAGGAGGAGCGTAGAACTCCGGCTTCACGTCCGCCAGCACGTGCTTCAGACCCTTGCGGATGAGATTCTCTCCAATGGGGGAAAGGCAGTCCACCTGAGGGGCCATTATCTTCACCTTGGATATCCCCTCCAGGAGCTGCTTGGACGAGTCCAGTGAAAGGTTCGACGGTTTGGTCGTCTCCGGTAACCCGGATGCGTTGCATATCTCCTTGGCCACTCTCTCGGATATCCTGTTGAAATCGTTCTGCAGGAACTTGACCAGGCTCTTCTCCTTGGTTACCTTGATCATGTTCATAAGAGTGCCCAGCTCGATGCCGTCAGGATGTGGCTTTATCTCCTTGGCAAGAGGGGGCATCTGCTCGGTCGCCCTGCCAAAGATGTAGCGCTTTCCATCAGGGTCAATGAACGTCAGGGTGGCATGGGGGTTCACGATGGCCGTTTGTCGGAGGTACTCGATGACCGACTGCCTTCCCGTGACGTACCGCCCGTTCATGTAGAACTCCACCCGCGTACCGTGGGCCTTCTCGTTCCAGGGTACGAAATCCTCCCGGAGGATCACCGGAGCGTTCTTCTTGGTGTCAATGATGATGTCAATTTCCTTCGCCGCCTCCGCCCCTTCCACCTTGGAGCGGGCCGTGGCCGCCTTCCCCGTGGTTATTTGTCCGAACATGATGGTGGCGGAGATGCCGATACCCTGCTGGCCACGTGACTGGCGGACGGCGTGGAACCTGGAGCCGTACAGGAGTCGACCGAAAACATTGGGCATGGAGGTGGAAACTATACCTGGTCCATTATCCTCGATCATGACCCGGTACTCCTTCTGGTCAACCTTGTCGATGCTCACGATGATGTCCGGAATGATCTGGGCCTCCTCGCAGGCGTCCAAGGAGTTGTCAACCCCCTCCTTGATGCCCATTATGAGCGATTTGACAGGCGAATCGAAACCAAGGATCTGACGGTTCTTTTCGAAGAACTCGGAGACAGAGATCTCCTTCTGGCTCTTAGCTAGTTTATGAGCTGTAGTAGAGGCCATCCCATTACCTCAATGAAATAGGGTATAAAAGGTTTGAGCGCGGAGCGGTGAAAATGGGCTCAGTCCTCGAACTCCTTTCCGCAGTTCCAGCAGGTCTTGGCCTTCTCGTCCACGGTAGCCCCGCACTCTGTGCACACGAACTCATCCTTCTTCTTGACCGGGGCCGCTGGCTCATCCTTGGACTCGTCGAACTTCTCCCCGCACTGGGGACACTTGGACGCGCTGCTAGGTACCTCGGCCCCGCACTCGGAGCAGATAAACTTCTCCTCCGTGCCCTCCTTTCCGGGTGCTGGGAGGCTGGTTCCCCTCTTCTTCTGCGCCTCTGCCAACCGGGCCTTGGACTTGTCGGTCCACCAGCTCAGGATCAGCAACAGGAAGTATAACAGCCCCACCTCCAAGAACAGGGCAAGGATTAGCCTAGGTAGCAATTGCGCATAAAGTTCTGCATCGGAGAGGTGAAAGGGGCCATAGTTGGCCGTCTTAGTGGTGATCCAGCCATCTCCGCTATTGGCCGTGAAATAGTAGTAGTACGCGGTCCTGTTCTGCAAGGTTCCGCTGAACGTGAACAGAGTGCCTCCTGTAGATTCGCTCCCTGTCATTGTGTTGTTGGACACGAGTGTTCCCGTCAATGCATCGAATATCACTACTCTGACATCGGAATAGCTAGCATTGGTCACAAGCACGGTGAAGGTGTGGACCGTGTTAGCGTCCCCGTTGAAGGGATCCACCGTACCGTTGATCAGGGTGCCGTCGTTAGAGCTGAGGGGGTTGTTGGCGGAGGCCTTCTGTCCCTCCACCAGCGAGAACGCGTAGGGGAAGGCCAATAGCAGGATCAGTATTATGCCCCAGACCGCCAGTTTCTTCCGGGACCTCATCCCGAAATAGTATGGTATGTAGTATCCGGCCAGAGCGACCAGCAAGAGGCCGAAGCAGAGAAGGTAAGAGGAATACACGAGCAATAGCGAACAGACAATGAAGGTCAGGGCCAGGCCGATGTAGATGGCGTATTTGTTCTCCCTGAACCTCAAGAACCTGCTCTTGAGATCGTCCTGCGTCGACATTGGTTCCTGGCATCATACTGAGGGGTATAAACCTTATGTACGATAGGAGGGGACCACATCGGAGACTCGCGAGATGATGAACGAAGGGGGGCAGCGAGGTCGGGAAGGGAGCTCCTGCGGCCTGCAGCCCTCCAGGAGGTCCGTCTCGCCAATGGGGAGAAGTTCACCCTGTGCGTGGACATGGACCGCCTGAGGACGGAGATTCTCCGCCTGGCCCCCGAGGACAAGGACCTCATTGATACATTGGTAAGGCACATGGAGGCTTTTTAGCCGGATCGACGTGCCGTTGGACGTAGGGATAAGGAGGATGCTTCCCGCGCTGGGTCTCACCCGCCTGTTCAAGAAATACTCTATGACGGGGCAGGTTCTGGCGATGCGCTTAAGCAACCCCCGGATGCGGTAGCCCTTCGACCTGGCATTCTCCTGGGACGAGCGGTCGGTGCCCTTCACTATGTGGTCTGCTGCTACTATCGGCGACGGCTATTCCGCCTATCGATGGGCGGTAGTAGGCCACTGGCAGAGGACCTGGAGCAAAGGCATCCCTTCCTGGGAGACAACATAGTTTATCCCCCTCGACCTGACATTAGTGGCTGGTAAGCATGACGACAGCAGTGGTAGCCATTGGCGGGAACGCCATACTGAAGAAAGGCCAGCCGGCCACCAGGGAGAACCAGCAGAGGAACCTGGAGGAGACATGCCGCCACATTGCATCCATAGTGGAGGCGGGGTACAACATCACGCTCAC
Above is a window of Methanomassiliicoccus sp. DNA encoding:
- a CDS encoding ferrous iron transport protein A; the protein is MSKEIPLSMVNEGQEGMVQSVKGKTWYANRLREMGFVDKAKGMVIRADGQGHIVGINGTRLALSKSLADQILVTY
- a CDS encoding DNA topoisomerase IV subunit A — encoded protein: MMSNKRNTEAIKRLYSISESIYKQLDEGKVPKMVLPLRTKANIKFDTRSNVWKYGDLRGARSAKKVKGALMLLRTSYMLELIQEMIETNKSSTLREAYYISEGWGRAKFHSQGESNLLAEDLEIVTQCLREDFKLRPEEDGARVIGDINLVETDRKGKQKKLNCRDDVGDSGYGIPYNVEKEKLDLKDSSAKFVIAIETGGMFDRLVENGFDENFDAVLVHLKGQPARSTRRFVKRLNEDLHLPVIVFTDGDPWSFRIYASIAYGAIKTAHLSEYLATPSAEYIGITASDIENYDLPTDKLTDMDTRALNAELKDPRFNTDFWKGEIDLMLKLGRKSEQQALAKYGLDYVTDTYLPDKLSEFGLLK
- a CDS encoding DNA topoisomerase VI subunit B, with the protein product MASTTAHKLAKSQKEISVSEFFEKNRQILGFDSPVKSLIMGIKEGVDNSLDACEEAQIIPDIIVSIDKVDQKEYRVMIEDNGPGIVSTSMPNVFGRLLYGSRFHAVRQSRGQQGIGISATIMFGQITTGKAATARSKVEGAEAAKEIDIIIDTKKNAPVILREDFVPWNEKAHGTRVEFYMNGRYVTGRQSVIEYLRQTAIVNPHATLTFIDPDGKRYIFGRATEQMPPLAKEIKPHPDGIELGTLMNMIKVTKEKSLVKFLQNDFNRISERVAKEICNASGLPETTKPSNLSLDSSKQLLEGISKVKIMAPQVDCLSPIGENLIRKGLKHVLADVKPEFYAPPVSREPKVHTGNPFLVEVGIVYGGDLSSDQPVQILRFANRVPLLYQQGACVVTKAIESTDWRRYGLEQRGGSGIPFGPAIILVHVASTKIPFTSEAKEAIASVPIIQEEISLALKACGRSLKTHLNKKERKTKTRSKFEIVQVIIPLMAEKTAKIVGKPVPDLRGTLTKIMNVVWIDDAVTYDKGRHRVKVLVYNYTPKQQKFRIHTVLPKGSLDIASCNLKPMDVKEEGKVTWELPRIPSTAMYEVSFDLKGIDSEVFSETEVFVSGINPVDVMGADPLPGDWDLQGVNFTEVEAPAVAPTVEEEEDEEPDYDEAGEDLNDEQ